One part of the Dyadobacter sp. 676 genome encodes these proteins:
- a CDS encoding histidine kinase — MTFLKRTLEQSRLPLTVGQFWWYSFCYWSIFAVITFGQLMMLWLLKEGVVMRPHEIFIWLLDGLFWWSTTPLILYASVKVPVAFKPRGRSVLKPILFHLMIVTFLNIFVNTVHYYITNPLMYKAVGKAVPLESYLFSFFTAYTASFGQYLLLVVGFSKVSYIYRYQELKQQNFETELHNEQLRGQLATAQLQSLKMQLNPHFLFNTLHSVVSLMVKNDIRKATLMITTLSDLLRAVLVNQSADFIPLQEELKLTRQYLDIQQIRFQDRLKVEYHIDPASELYPVPQLILQPIVENSITHGISDLTTNALISITSTVSATGIRVTVYDNGVGTASRKSSKGMGLGLKNTSLRLQQAYGAEARLEFEQPVGGGTAVTLHFDGRRSNPDG; from the coding sequence ATGACTTTTTTAAAACGTACGTTGGAACAATCCAGGCTGCCGCTCACAGTGGGCCAGTTCTGGTGGTATTCCTTCTGCTATTGGAGCATTTTCGCAGTGATAACGTTCGGTCAGCTTATGATGCTGTGGCTTTTGAAGGAAGGGGTGGTGATGCGGCCCCACGAGATATTTATCTGGCTGCTCGACGGGCTGTTCTGGTGGTCGACGACCCCGTTGATCCTGTACGCGTCCGTCAAGGTACCGGTGGCATTCAAGCCCCGGGGACGGTCGGTTCTCAAACCGATCCTGTTTCATTTAATGATCGTCACGTTTCTGAATATTTTCGTTAACACCGTTCACTATTACATTACCAATCCGCTGATGTACAAGGCTGTGGGCAAGGCTGTTCCGCTCGAAAGCTATCTTTTTTCTTTTTTTACAGCTTACACGGCGAGCTTCGGCCAGTACCTGTTGCTCGTAGTCGGGTTTAGCAAGGTGTCATACATTTATCGTTACCAGGAACTGAAACAGCAGAATTTCGAAACCGAGCTTCATAACGAACAGCTACGTGGACAACTGGCCACCGCGCAGTTGCAGTCACTGAAAATGCAGCTCAACCCGCATTTCCTTTTCAATACGCTGCACAGTGTAGTGAGTTTGATGGTCAAAAACGATATTCGTAAAGCCACGTTGATGATTACCACGCTGAGCGACCTGCTGCGGGCGGTGCTCGTGAACCAGTCGGCGGATTTCATACCCTTGCAGGAAGAACTTAAACTGACCCGCCAATATCTCGATATCCAGCAAATACGCTTTCAGGACCGCCTTAAAGTGGAATATCACATCGACCCGGCCTCGGAGCTGTACCCCGTGCCTCAACTGATACTGCAACCCATCGTCGAGAACTCCATTACCCATGGCATTTCCGATCTCACCACCAATGCGCTCATAAGCATTACCAGCACTGTGAGCGCTACGGGCATCCGGGTGACGGTGTACGATAATGGCGTTGGCACCGCATCGCGGAAATCGTCGAAGGGAATGGGACTAGGGCTAAAAAATACTTCGTTAAGATTGCAGCAAGCCTACGGCGCAGAAGCCCGACTGGAATTTGAACAGCCGGTCGGCGGGGGTACGGCGGTAACGCTGCATTTTGACGGCCGACGATCGAACCCCGATGGCTGA
- a CDS encoding LytTR family DNA-binding domain-containing protein, whose product MKYRCLIIDDEVLARDVIRTFVQHDHSIEITDEAANGSEAVVKILQHRPDVIFLDIQMPELDGFEVLREVWPHHQPFVVFTTAFDQYALRAFEVNAIDYLLKPFDEIRFHQSLGRLKERLSQKSQPRIEELVNSLLREQKEENYLQRLLVKEAGKMYLVKTADITHFSADGNYITVYTCEKKTYTIYESLGSLEGRLDPSVMIRVGRSNIVNMNFISELETYFNGEYIIHLSTGEKVKWTRGYRDNIKAFLTKMG is encoded by the coding sequence ATGAAATACCGCTGCCTGATCATCGATGACGAAGTGCTGGCCAGGGACGTAATCAGGACATTTGTACAGCACGACCATTCCATTGAAATCACCGACGAGGCCGCCAACGGTTCGGAAGCGGTGGTGAAAATCCTGCAACACCGGCCGGACGTTATTTTTCTGGACATACAAATGCCCGAGCTCGACGGCTTCGAAGTACTGCGAGAGGTATGGCCCCATCATCAGCCGTTTGTGGTATTTACCACGGCATTCGATCAATATGCGTTACGCGCATTCGAAGTGAATGCGATCGACTATTTGTTAAAACCTTTTGACGAGATCCGTTTCCACCAATCGCTCGGGCGGCTTAAAGAACGGCTAAGCCAAAAATCGCAGCCACGGATCGAAGAGTTGGTGAACAGCCTCCTTCGTGAGCAGAAAGAGGAAAACTATCTGCAACGGCTCCTGGTGAAAGAAGCCGGCAAGATGTACCTGGTCAAAACAGCCGATATTACCCATTTCTCGGCCGACGGCAACTACATTACGGTCTATACGTGTGAGAAGAAAACCTACACCATTTACGAAAGCCTGGGCAGCCTCGAAGGCCGGCTCGATCCTTCGGTAATGATCCGGGTCGGGCGGTCCAATATTGTGAATATGAATTTTATATCCGAATTGGAAACCTATTTCAACGGCGAGTACATCATCCACCTGTCGACAGGCGAAAAAGTGAAATGGACACGGGGCTACCGCGACAACATCAAGGCATTCCTGACCAAAATGGGGTAA
- a CDS encoding zinc-binding dehydrogenase, which produces MKANVITAHGPAREVFAMRELPDPVPSGDDLILKVLATSVNPLDCRIRKKASVPRNFPLILGFDVCGIVVDKGSNVAGFEIGDRVIGSPTPFRNGANAEYVAIDYRSCVHAGTLGDEQAAAIPLVGITAYEGLFDRLKVAAGDLVVIHAGAGGVGHLAVQLAKKTGCTVVTTASKPGSLAYCSELGADYVLNYRETDVPKAIMDITGGKGAGLIFDTVGGSTFSQCLDYVAYNGHIATILPVEVPETGGYRLLLKNITLSYQFMGGPLQRPESNRQGEVLKKLVNMAESGALRPGVSAVYDWTDLAEAHESMETGHTVGKIVVRVSPA; this is translated from the coding sequence ATGAAAGCAAATGTAATTACCGCCCATGGCCCGGCCCGCGAAGTTTTTGCGATGCGGGAACTTCCCGATCCGGTACCCTCGGGCGACGACCTCATCTTAAAAGTACTCGCCACGAGTGTAAACCCGCTCGACTGCCGCATCCGGAAGAAGGCTTCGGTGCCCCGGAATTTTCCGTTGATATTAGGTTTCGATGTGTGCGGCATTGTCGTTGATAAAGGAAGCAATGTCGCCGGTTTCGAAATCGGGGATCGCGTCATCGGTTCGCCCACACCGTTTAGGAACGGCGCCAACGCCGAATACGTCGCGATCGACTACCGTTCCTGCGTGCATGCCGGCACGCTGGGCGACGAACAGGCGGCGGCTATTCCGCTGGTGGGTATTACGGCTTATGAAGGGCTGTTCGACCGGTTGAAGGTCGCTGCCGGGGACCTGGTCGTAATTCATGCCGGCGCGGGCGGGGTAGGGCACCTGGCGGTTCAGTTGGCTAAAAAAACGGGTTGTACGGTAGTTACTACCGCCAGCAAGCCCGGTTCGCTGGCTTATTGCTCGGAACTGGGTGCAGACTATGTGCTGAATTACCGTGAAACCGATGTCCCGAAGGCAATTATGGATATTACCGGCGGCAAAGGCGCCGGTTTGATATTCGATACCGTCGGCGGCAGTACATTCAGCCAGTGCCTCGATTATGTGGCTTACAACGGCCACATTGCCACGATCCTGCCGGTTGAGGTGCCGGAGACCGGCGGTTATCGGCTGTTATTGAAAAACATTACGCTGAGCTACCAGTTTATGGGTGGCCCCTTGCAGCGGCCTGAAAGCAACAGGCAGGGCGAGGTTTTGAAAAAACTGGTGAATATGGCGGAAAGCGGTGCACTACGCCCCGGGGTTTCGGCCGTCTACGACTGGACGGACCTTGCGGAGGCACACGAATCGATGGAGACCGGGCACACTGTGGGTAAAATTGTGGTTCGGGTGAGCCCGGCATGA
- a CDS encoding AraC family transcriptional regulator, translated as MQISYQNKPLFPGKPALFPEGRRLYRHYEQSEQSLTTSIHWFDFQTNASHTLNVCYPSSFYKMVLCIEGNSRSMPRRAAQYGFGTGQALFYRTEEGPYQAVLPADTHFKVIHIHLSDAHTEMLQSNAPALFERPVPVMSLSAGCADAFLQLKALSDNPGLLNLFQEKLITDQLFRFASRVHTTGARARDILQEAIWHIHRSDSYLTISELSRLTGTNTFRIKQVFREQLHTSVFRYQSDLRLERAAQLLPDTGLDIAAIAFQCGYESAAAFSNAFLRKYGVRPSAFKNSRSRR; from the coding sequence ATGCAGATTTCCTATCAGAATAAACCACTTTTTCCCGGAAAACCTGCACTGTTTCCGGAGGGACGGCGGCTGTACCGGCATTACGAGCAGTCGGAGCAGAGTTTAACGACGAGTATACACTGGTTTGATTTTCAGACCAATGCGTCGCATACGTTAAATGTCTGTTATCCGTCGAGTTTTTACAAAATGGTGCTTTGTATCGAAGGGAATTCGAGGTCGATGCCGAGGCGTGCCGCGCAATACGGCTTCGGCACCGGGCAGGCATTGTTTTACCGCACGGAAGAAGGCCCATACCAGGCGGTGTTGCCCGCCGATACGCACTTTAAGGTAATCCATATCCATCTCTCCGATGCCCATACGGAAATGTTGCAAAGTAATGCGCCGGCATTGTTCGAACGGCCGGTCCCGGTTATGAGCCTTTCCGCCGGATGTGCGGATGCGTTTTTACAGCTTAAAGCCCTGTCGGACAACCCCGGATTGCTCAACCTCTTTCAGGAAAAACTCATTACCGACCAGCTTTTCCGTTTCGCCTCGCGCGTGCACACGACGGGCGCGCGCGCGAGGGACATATTGCAGGAAGCCATCTGGCATATTCATCGGTCGGACAGCTATTTGACTATCTCGGAGCTTTCCAGGCTTACCGGAACCAATACGTTTCGTATCAAGCAGGTTTTCCGGGAGCAGCTGCATACTTCGGTGTTCAGATACCAGTCGGACCTGCGCCTCGAACGCGCCGCGCAGTTGTTGCCGGACACCGGCCTGGATATTGCCGCAATCGCATTTCAATGCGGGTACGAAAGCGCGGCGGCTTTTTCGAATGCATTTTTGAGAAAATACGGCGTGCGGCCGTCGGCGTTTAAAAACTCCCGGTCGCGCAGATAA